The following are encoded together in the Flavobacterium sp. TR2 genome:
- a CDS encoding Rho termination factor produces MPDPRIKNEEQYEALVKKGYSKEKSARIANTPDAGKKGGKAKPYDEWTKDELLKQASKVGIKGRSYMNKKDLIESLRNN; encoded by the coding sequence ATGCCAGATCCAAGAATTAAAAATGAAGAGCAGTATGAAGCATTGGTAAAAAAAGGATACAGCAAAGAAAAATCGGCTCGTATCGCCAACACGCCAGATGCAGGAAAGAAGGGAGGAAAAGCAAAGCCTTATGACGAATGGACAAAAGATGAACTTTTGAAACAAGCCAGTAAAGTAGGCATAAAAGGAAGATCGTATATGAATAAAAAAGACTTAATCGAATCTTTGAGAAATAACTAA
- a CDS encoding XAC2610-related protein: MKQKITILFLLTATAFVSAQISYKGFIDKYPVEFVTDIYSDGQGTAIYAYCNYDSPIVLKANLAGKTLVFTEQDKSGKETVKLSFENYNAENNELNGIWKDLNSGKELKISLAKQFDLSYNNGEEGTEREILQPVSLKDRYFKLIISKEDPSTVSGIKIIEKKTDKLIQKVDVQCQLWGLYNVNVGDYNFDGFEEFSVFESSYAGPNTSRIYFLYNPKTGKYFESGFSGTSLEFDSKTKRIYEHNQCCAGRSVERAEYKVVNNKMVLVKKTCLEYDDKTQDYKKIKCD, translated from the coding sequence ATGAAACAAAAAATTACAATCCTATTTCTTTTAACAGCCACAGCTTTTGTATCAGCCCAAATCAGTTATAAAGGTTTCATTGATAAATATCCAGTTGAGTTTGTAACCGATATTTACTCAGACGGACAAGGAACTGCAATTTATGCTTATTGTAATTATGATTCTCCGATTGTTTTAAAAGCCAATTTGGCAGGAAAAACATTGGTATTTACTGAACAAGATAAAAGTGGTAAGGAAACTGTAAAACTGAGTTTCGAAAATTACAATGCAGAAAATAATGAGTTAAACGGAATATGGAAAGATTTAAATTCAGGAAAAGAACTTAAAATCAGTTTGGCAAAACAGTTTGATCTGAGCTATAATAATGGCGAAGAAGGAACCGAAAGAGAAATTTTGCAGCCTGTTTCTTTAAAAGACCGGTATTTTAAATTAATCATTTCGAAAGAAGACCCTTCTACAGTTTCTGGAATAAAAATTATCGAAAAAAAGACCGATAAATTAATTCAGAAAGTTGATGTGCAATGCCAGCTTTGGGGATTGTATAATGTAAATGTAGGCGATTATAATTTTGATGGATTTGAAGAATTCTCCGTTTTCGAATCTAGTTATGCAGGTCCAAATACTTCAAGAATATATTTTCTGTACAATCCAAAAACAGGAAAATATTTCGAAAGCGGTTTTAGCGGCACTTCTTTAGAATTTGACAGCAAAACCAAAAGAATTTACGAACATAATCAGTGCTGCGCCGGAAGAAGCGTAGAAAGAGCTGAATATAAAGTTGTCAATAACAAAATGGTCTTAGTAAAAAAGACTTGCTTAGAATATGATGACAAAACACAAGATTACAAAAAGATTAAATGTGATTAA
- a CDS encoding DUF1328 domain-containing protein: MLRWTVTFIILAIVAGIFGFGGIAAGAASIAKILFFIFLVLFVISLISGRSTRV; the protein is encoded by the coding sequence ATGTTACGTTGGACAGTCACTTTTATTATTCTAGCCATAGTGGCAGGAATATTTGGTTTTGGCGGAATTGCCGCTGGAGCCGCTAGTATCGCTAAAATTTTATTCTTTATATTTTTAGTTCTATTCGTTATTTCTCTGATAAGCGGAAGATCAACAAGAGTATAA
- a CDS encoding DNA topoisomerase IB has protein sequence MNAARKENLMNQLIKAPHLVIEKLDLEYINDHQLTIVRCREGENFVYKKNGKNVKSKDEIKRINSLVLPPAWENVRITDVTNGHLQAVGTDLKNRKQYRYHPRWNLIRNQTKFYKIAEFGAKLPSIRKQVDLDLEKKEWSKEKVTALVIRLMEETHIRIGNEKYAKDNKSYGLSTLRKRHININKNSLRFEFIGKKGKQHTITTRNKQLVKLVSRCEEIPGYEVFKYYDKNGEKKVLDSHAVNEYLHSISGEYFSAKDFRTWAASIIFFESLMEIGVASDEKEIKQNIITAFDLTAEALGNTRKVCKDYYVHPLLISTYEDGTIQKYFDRAKKSQSEKKYFTKSEIAFSELIQNYEINLETPCS, from the coding sequence ATGAACGCGGCGAGAAAAGAAAATTTAATGAATCAGCTGATAAAAGCGCCACATCTAGTAATTGAAAAACTAGACTTAGAGTACATTAATGATCATCAGCTGACTATTGTGCGCTGCCGCGAAGGGGAAAATTTTGTTTATAAAAAGAACGGAAAGAACGTAAAAAGCAAAGATGAAATTAAACGCATTAATAGCCTTGTTCTTCCACCGGCTTGGGAAAACGTTCGCATTACAGATGTTACAAACGGACATTTGCAAGCCGTTGGAACCGATCTTAAAAACAGAAAACAGTATCGTTATCATCCAAGATGGAATTTGATTCGGAACCAGACTAAGTTTTATAAAATCGCCGAATTTGGCGCAAAACTTCCATCAATAAGAAAACAAGTCGATCTCGATTTGGAAAAGAAAGAATGGTCCAAAGAGAAAGTAACAGCTCTGGTGATTCGATTAATGGAAGAAACACACATCAGAATCGGGAATGAGAAATATGCCAAAGACAATAAATCGTACGGACTTTCGACTTTAAGAAAGCGCCATATCAATATCAATAAAAATTCGCTTCGATTTGAGTTTATCGGCAAAAAAGGAAAACAGCATACGATTACGACCCGAAACAAACAATTGGTTAAATTGGTCAGCCGCTGTGAAGAAATTCCAGGTTACGAAGTTTTTAAATATTACGATAAGAATGGCGAAAAGAAAGTTTTAGACAGCCATGCCGTAAATGAATATCTGCATAGCATTTCGGGCGAATATTTCAGCGCGAAAGATTTCAGAACCTGGGCAGCATCAATCATTTTCTTTGAAAGTTTAATGGAAATTGGAGTCGCTTCAGACGAAAAAGAAATCAAGCAGAACATCATAACTGCTTTTGATCTCACGGCCGAAGCGCTCGGGAATACGAGAAAGGTCTGCAAAGATTATTACGTTCATCCGCTTCTAATTTCGACTTATGAAGACGGTACTATTCAGAAATATTTTGATAGGGCCAAAAAAAGCCAAAGCGAAAAAAAATATTTTACAAAGTCAGAAATAGCATTTTCGGAATTGATTCAGAATTACGAAATCAATTTAGAAACGCCTTGCTCATAA